The following are encoded in a window of Roseimaritima ulvae genomic DNA:
- a CDS encoding DUF1501 domain-containing protein, with protein MQADATALAADSAESPGPHLPPTAKNVIFLFMEGGPSHLDTFDPKPELNRLAGQHLPESFGTVLTAMGEFHAPLLESKRSWKQYGESGTWVSDWLPHTAQCVDDIAVIRSCWTDGNSHSAGVCQMNTCSMLGGRPSLGSWVTYGLGTENQNLPAFVVMQDGRGSVVNGPRNWSAGFMPATYQGIQLSEGSQPIPHLNTPEGIGPGVQQGKLSLLNTLNQSFAARYPQQTELEARIRSYELAFRMQAAAPEAVDLSQETEATQALYGMDQQETAAYGRQCLLARRLVERGVRFVQLYHGSGSRWDAHNNIESNHTKLCKAMDKPVAGLLKDLKQRGMLDQTLVVWGGEFGRTPMSEQGNGRDHNPTGFSMWMAGGGVKGGQVIGATDDLGLRAVEDRLHVHDLHASILHLLGLSNMQLTYFYKGRPERPTVNEGAFFERLTTG; from the coding sequence ATGCAGGCGGATGCCACCGCTCTGGCTGCTGACTCAGCCGAATCGCCCGGCCCTCACCTTCCGCCCACCGCCAAGAACGTGATCTTCCTGTTCATGGAAGGCGGGCCCAGTCATTTGGACACCTTCGACCCCAAGCCCGAATTGAATCGTCTGGCGGGTCAGCATTTGCCGGAGAGTTTTGGTACCGTGCTGACCGCGATGGGAGAGTTCCATGCGCCGCTGCTGGAGTCCAAGCGCAGTTGGAAACAATACGGCGAGAGTGGGACCTGGGTTTCCGATTGGCTGCCGCATACGGCGCAGTGCGTCGATGACATTGCCGTGATTCGTTCTTGCTGGACCGATGGCAACAGCCACTCCGCCGGCGTGTGTCAGATGAACACCTGCTCGATGCTCGGTGGACGTCCCTCGCTGGGAAGCTGGGTGACGTACGGCTTGGGCACGGAGAACCAGAATCTGCCGGCTTTTGTGGTCATGCAGGACGGTCGCGGCAGCGTCGTTAACGGGCCCCGCAACTGGAGTGCGGGATTTATGCCGGCGACCTACCAGGGGATCCAGCTTTCCGAAGGCTCGCAACCGATCCCCCACCTCAACACGCCCGAAGGCATCGGACCGGGCGTGCAGCAAGGTAAACTCTCTCTGCTGAATACGTTGAACCAGTCTTTTGCCGCTCGCTATCCACAGCAGACCGAACTGGAAGCCCGCATCCGCAGCTACGAACTGGCTTTTCGCATGCAGGCCGCGGCCCCCGAAGCGGTGGATCTGAGCCAAGAGACCGAAGCCACGCAAGCCTTGTACGGCATGGATCAACAGGAAACCGCCGCGTATGGACGGCAGTGTTTGCTCGCGCGGCGACTTGTCGAACGAGGCGTCCGCTTTGTGCAGCTGTACCACGGGTCCGGTAGCCGCTGGGATGCGCACAACAACATCGAGTCCAACCATACGAAATTGTGCAAGGCCATGGACAAACCGGTCGCCGGCCTGCTGAAGGATTTAAAGCAACGCGGCATGCTGGACCAAACCCTCGTCGTGTGGGGCGGCGAGTTTGGTCGCACGCCGATGTCGGAGCAAGGCAACGGCCGCGACCACAACCCCACCGGGTTTTCGATGTGGATGGCCGGCGGTGGCGTGAAAGGCGGACAGGTGATCGGAGCCACGGACGATCTGGGGCTGCGAGCCGTCGAGGACCGGCTGCACGTCCACGACCTGCATGCCAGCATCCTGCACCTGCTGGGCCTGAGCAACATGCAACTCACGTACTTCTACAAAGGCCGCCCCGAACGGCCCACGGTCAATGAAGGAGCGTTTTTCGAAAGGTTGACGACGGGCTAG
- a CDS encoding transposase, which yields MTQRAAPLFKPFDPDGQVRVYVRNLPHWRQPGATYFITFRQADSIPKSVLAEWLDVRQRWWQANGLSVELKESNPEAFDKAYASIPEGVRRAFEREQAVMLHEELDLCHGSCVLRHTPPLQQVVEALHFFDGNRLALGDFVVMPNHVHALVLPHEDWQLEDLLGSIKKFSSRQIGTWLDQQPLELQPHGPPHTRPRFWQHESYDRIVRDVEELVKFRKYIADNPVKLDLPEDQYHYYAAPWLDNFAQRPSKIA from the coding sequence ATGACTCAACGCGCTGCTCCGTTGTTCAAGCCATTTGATCCGGATGGACAGGTGCGAGTTTACGTGCGTAATCTTCCACATTGGCGCCAACCCGGCGCCACCTATTTCATTACCTTTCGACAAGCGGATTCGATTCCCAAGTCGGTACTCGCCGAGTGGCTTGATGTCCGACAACGCTGGTGGCAGGCAAATGGGCTCTCGGTGGAGCTGAAAGAAAGCAACCCTGAAGCTTTCGATAAAGCGTACGCCTCAATCCCTGAGGGCGTCCGTCGAGCTTTCGAGAGAGAGCAAGCGGTCATGTTGCACGAAGAACTGGATTTGTGTCACGGCAGTTGTGTACTCCGGCACACGCCGCCATTGCAGCAGGTGGTGGAAGCGTTGCATTTCTTTGATGGCAACCGACTGGCTTTGGGTGATTTTGTGGTCATGCCCAACCACGTGCATGCTCTGGTGTTACCCCACGAAGACTGGCAATTGGAGGACTTGCTGGGGTCGATCAAGAAGTTTTCCTCTCGTCAGATTGGAACTTGGCTGGACCAACAACCGCTGGAATTGCAACCTCACGGACCCCCGCACACCAGACCTCGGTTTTGGCAGCACGAATCGTATGATCGGATTGTTCGTGACGTGGAGGAGCTGGTGAAGTTTCGGAAGTATATCGCTGACAACCCGGTAAAATTGGATTTGCCTGAGGATCAATACCACTACTATGCGGCGCCATGGTTGGACAACTTCGCACAGCGGCCGAGCAAAATAGCATAG